The Candida albicans SC5314 chromosome 5, complete sequence genome includes a region encoding these proteins:
- the HIP1 gene encoding Hip1p (Similar to amino acid permeases; alkaline, flucytosine induced; regulated by Plc1, Gcn2 and Gcn4; fungal-specific; Spider biofilm induced): protein MTTKEKDEFNIGSLQNSPESSTNMSPDVITTPISKWQAFKDSFKPPEQKPLASSSSSTSSLSASSPHHNDVANNYDIEKSLRPDQQGELKRELKNRHVQMIALGGSVGTGLLIGSGGALHQGGPAALLIAWGITGTMVFCIIHSLGELCVAFPVNGAFSTYANMFVDSSWAFAVGWNYAIMWLIVLPLELVAAAMCITYWNDEINPASWVAIFYVLIVVINIFGVKYYGDAEMYLTIFKIIAIVGFIILGVVLVCGGGPTHEFIGNKYWKQDGAFANGFKGVATTFVTASYSMAGSEMVGLASAEVANPQKSLPKAIRQVFWRIFLFYFLSLTFIGLLVPSNSPQLLGASGTSASPFVIAIKNGGIYALPSIFNACILLSVLSVGNSAVYGCSRTIQSLGAQGLGPKIFAYVDRKGRPLGGLVMSAIFGLLCFLSAYHDEATIFNWLLSVAGLATIFSWFNIGLCHVRFRLALRKQGRSLQELTFTALTGVWGSVYSMIFLCVVLVIQFWTALFPLGSKGKANAENFFQNYLGAVVILIFYVGHKLYTRNWKLCVKLEDIDLDSGRRSFDLDLIRAEIEEEKAANKAKPLYKRLWNYWC from the coding sequence ATGACTACTAAAGAGAAAGATGAATTCAACATTGGCCTGCTTCAGAATAGTCCTGAATCATCAACTAATATGTCACCAGATGTTATCACCACACCTATTTCAAAATGGCAAGCATTCAAAGATTCATTTAAACCACCAGAACAAAAACCACTAGCGtcgtcatcatcgtcaACGTCATCATTATCAGCTTCATCCCCACATCACAATGATGTTGCTAATAACTACGATATAGAAAAACTGCTTAGACCAGATCAACAAGGAGAATTAAAAcgtgaattgaaaaatcgACATGTACAAATGATTGCCTTAGGAGGATCAGTAGGGACCGGGTTATTGATAGGTAGTGGAGGTGCTTTACATCAAGGTGGTCCTGCTGCTTTATTAATTGCTTGGGGGATAACGGGGACCATGgtattttgtattattcattcattagGTGAATTATGTGTTGCATTCCCGGTTAATGGTGCCTTTTCTACTTATGCTAATATGTTTGTTGATTCTTCTTGGGCGTTTGCCGTGGGATGGAATTATGCTATTATGTGGTTAATTGTTTTACCATTGGAATTAGTTGCAGCAGCCATGTGTATTACATATTGGAACGATGAAATCAACCCTGCAAGTTGGGTGGCGATATTTTATGTGTTGATTGTTGTCATTAATATCTTTGGTGTCAAATATTATGGTGACGCTGAAATGTATCttacaatttttaaaataattGCCATTGTTGGGTTCATAATATTGGGAGTGGTATTAGTATGTGGAGGTGGCCCCACTCATGAATTTATTGGTAATAAGTATTGGAAACAAGATGGTGCTTTTGCTAATGGGTTTAAAGGAGTAGCAACCACATTTGTTACCGCTTCTTATTCTATGGCCGGATCAGAAATGGTGGGGTTAGCCAGTGCTGAAGTTGCTAATCCTCAAAAATCTTTACCTAAAGCCATTAGACAAGTTTTCTGGagaatttttcttttctatttcttATCATTAACTTTTATTGGATTATTAGTTCCTTCTAATTCCCCTCAACTTTTAGGAGCAAGTGGAACAAGTGCATCTCCATTTGTCATTGCCATTAAAAATGGAGGTATTTATGCATTACCATCAATCTTCAACGCttgtatattattatcGGTTTTATCCGTGGGGAACCTGGCAGTATATGGTTGTTCAAGAACTATTCAAAGTTTAGGTGCTCAAGGTTTAGGTCCCAAGATATTTGCCTATGTTGATAGAAAAGGTCGTCCATTAGGTGGTTTGGTAATGTCAGCCATATTTGGTTTGTTATGTTTCCTTTCTGCTTATCATGACGAAGCAACTATCTTTAATTGGTTATTGAGTGTTGCTGGTCTTGCTACCATTTTCTCATGGTTTAACATTGGATTATGTCACGTCCGATTCAGGCTAGCTTTAAGAAAACAAGGTCGTTCCTTACAAGAATTGACTTTTACAGCATTAACTGGAGTTTGGGGATCAGTTTATTCTATGATATTTTTATGTGTGGTTTTGgtgattcaattttggaCAGCATTGTTCCCCTTGGGTAGTAAAGGTAAAGCCAATGCCGAAAactttttccaaaattatTTGGGAGCAGTTGTCATTTTAATCTTTTATGTTGGCCATAAATTATACACTCgaaattggaaattatgTGTCAAATTGGAAGATATCGATTTAGATAGTGGCAGAAGATCCTTTGATTTGGATCTTATAAGAGcagaaattgaagaagaaaaagccGCCAATAAAGCTAAACCATTGTACAAACGGTTATGGAATTATTGGTGTTAA